From a region of the Labrus mixtus chromosome 5, fLabMix1.1, whole genome shotgun sequence genome:
- the LOC132975002 gene encoding C2 calcium-dependent domain-containing protein 4C codes for MWFIGKIRESMESIPLELSRYMEKSEEDISPSSEASLTRNLPNNILTPDKIPEFCLPPRLCKRNLLQEVETLASLQHSQTPKSSTSSSNATRKEDMMKKNGEASAALQRKKPLPFSAEAYGLVGMYERPNTRRKESLFHHSKSPAYMLDRNVPPKLSEEKNQQKKTSSGFLPLFLCKSLSETGSTESETHSSSDSSPLSSPYSAKSSLYSGRLKGATSCPSLIDNREDRGRWRRKMGFLSLTTSPSGPPKLEGGFLTSAPSVPFPLHDQREHLLSLNGRGKVRLLAELTTSSPSNNSYFSTVRIRVMSVEGIYNQTDRRALNCALSLCLTPGMLQQQESTSSRNCRSPVFNEDFFFSKLSREDLVELQLRLKVVDKPAAAAQRRGVVIGLITTPLSQLLDLKHG; via the coding sequence atgtggtTCATCGGAAAGATCCGGGAGAGCATGGAGAGCATTCCTCTTGAGCTGAGTCGCTACATGGAGAAGAGCGAGGAGGATATCAGTCCGTCCTCTGAAGCCAGTCTCACTCGCAATCTGCCGAACAACATCCTCACCCCAGACAAGATCCCCGAGTTCTGCCTGCCGCCGCGGCTTTGCAAGAGGAACCTGCTGCAGGAAGTGGAAACTTTGGCATCTCTGCAGCACAGTCAGACACCTAAGAGTAGCACTTCTTCTTCAAACGCCACAAGGAAGGAGGATATGATGAAGAAAAATGGAGAAGCGTCGGCGGCTTTACAAAGAAAGAAGCCCTTGCCGTTTTCTGCAGAGGCATACGGCCTGGTCGGGATGTATGAGCGTCCAAACACACGGAGGAAAGAGTCTTTGTTCCACCACTCAAAGAGCCCCGCTTACATGTTGGATAGAAACGTTCCACCAAAGCTGTCAGAGGAGAAGAACCAGCAGAAGAAGACTTCATCAGGGTTCCTCCCTCTGTTTCTATGCAAGAGCCTGTCAGAGACGGGAAGCACGGAAAGTGAAACGCATTCTTCCAGCGACTCCTCTCCCCTCAGTTCACCCTACAGCGCAAAATCCTCCCTCTACAGCGGTCGTCTCAAGGGAGCAACATCCTGTCCTTCTTTGATTGACAACAGGGAGGAtagagggaggtggaggaggaagatgggGTTTCTAAGTCTGACCACCTCTCCAAGTGGCCCTCCAAAATTAGAGGGAGGCTTTCTGACCTCAGCCCCGTCTGTCCCCTTCCCTCTGCACGACCAGCGAGAGCATCTCCTCTCTTTGAACGGGCGAGGTAAAGTGCGCCTCCTCGCTGAGCTCACCACATCGTCCCCCAGTAATAACTCGTACTTTTCCACAGTCAGAATCCGTGTGATGTCTGTGGAAGGTATATATAACCAGACTGACCGACGGGCCCTGAACTGTGCGCTGAGTCTGTGTCTGACCCCCGGGATGCTTCAGCAACAGGAGAGCACCAGCAGCAGGAACTGCCGCAGCCCCGTGTTTAATGAGGATTTCTTCTTCTCAAAGCTCAGTAGAGAGGATCTGGTGGAGCTGCAGCTCAGGTTGAAAGTGGTGGATAAGCCTGCGGCTGCAGCACAGAGGAGAGGGGTCGTGATCGGACTGATCACCACACCGCTGTCTCAGTTACTCGATCTTAAACATGGGTAG